The sequence below is a genomic window from Paenibacillus sp. DCT19.
TCTTCTGGCGTGCCTTCTTCGACGATCACACCTCCATCCATAAATATGACGCGATTCGCCACTTCGCGAGCAAAGCCCATCTCATGGGTGACAACAACCATCGTAATCCCCTGCTGGGCGATGGAGCGTATAACAGAGAGCACCTCACCCACCAATTCGGGATCAAGTGCCGAGGTCGGTTCATCAAATAGAATGACCTCTGGATTCAATGCAAGAGCACGCGCAATGCCTACGCGTTGCTGCTGTCCACCGGACAGCATGCTCGGATATTCATTCACCTTGGCAGCAAGTCCAACTTGTTCCAATACACGTAATGCACGTGCCTTGGCATCAGCTTTGGGAACTTTTTGAGCTACAATCAGCCCTTCCGTCACATTATCGAGCACCGTTTTGTGTTTGAACAGATTATAATGCTGGAAAACCATTGCCGTCTTGCGCCGAAGCTGCA
It includes:
- a CDS encoding amino acid ABC transporter ATP-binding protein, yielding MISLTNIHKTFGKQEVLKGIDLTVEQGDVVAILGPSGSGKTTLLRCVNFLERADEGKVQISGLTVDCEHARKHDIVQLRRKTAMVFQHYNLFKHKTVLDNVTEGLIVAQKVPKADAKARALRVLEQVGLAAKVNEYPSMLSGGQQQRVGIARALALNPEVILFDEPTSALDPELVGEVLSVIRSIAQQGITMVVVTHEMGFAREVANRVIFMDGGVIVEEGTPEDIFVRPKQERTRQFLSRYSSDWSYVI